A segment of the Bdellovibrio bacteriovorus genome:
GTCGTCCAGGGCAGGATCAGGAACACAATCAACAAAATGATCTGAGTCCAGTCGCGATGACGTCGGAAGCGCCCCCGCACTTCGGCAGGGATAATGTTCAACCGGTCACCATGCTCATCAACACTTGTTAGCTTGCCTGAATCCAACCCCGACATAACTTACTCCACAGCCTCGCCCTGAGGCTCTTTTGCGCCAGCCGGGTTGCTGCCTTTTTTGGACAGGATAAACGCCGACACCGCATAGATTTCATCTTTTTTCATGACGGGGCCCCATGGAGGCATGCCTTTTTCGGGAACACCGTCGCGAACAACCTTCACCACATCCAAGCGAGTGGCTTTGCCATGCATCCAGAACTTATCAGTCAGATTCGGTCCGATCAAACCTTGCAGCTCCTGGCCATGGCAGGAAGCACACTTGGAGGCAAACTGGGCGGCTCCTAAAGCCAGCACACCGTCTTTTTCAAATGCGGCTTGCAGGGATTCTTCAGTTTCCATCGGTGACGCGGTTGCGGCCTTGGCTTGAACCTGTTCGATTTCAGTCATCGCCACCTTCAATTCATCCTGCAAAGTCGGGCCACCGCCCAACTCATAGTGGATGTAATAGATGAAGGCGAAAATGATGGTGAGGAAGAAGGTCCACAGCCACCAGGTTGGCAGGGGGTTATCGTGTTCGATAATCCCGTCGTATTCGTGGAATTTTTCCTTGTTATCTTCACTCATTTTATTCTCCGTCTTTCAAAGGAATCTGTTCCATGTGGGCATAAATCTCGGTGCTGTTTTTGCGGTATACCCAGATCATCACTCCTACAAAGAAGAGGAAGAAGATCAAAAGGCCCATCGCAGTCAGGTGCGTGTCAGTGAAATATTTCAGTCCTTCCGATTTCATTGTACTTTTCCTTTCTGCCCCAGGGACTGCAGGTAAGCAATCAGGGCCACGATTTCCTTGTCTTCAAGACCTTTTGGAGCACCGTTGGATTCCAGATCCGCAGCGATCTCTTTGGCCTGTTTCTGAGCATAGATGTCGGCGTTGGCCACAACATCGTCTGCATAAGGAACATCCAGCTGTTTCATGACGGACAGTTTTTTACGCAGGACCAGGAAGTCGGTCTTTTTTTCTGCCAGCCAAGGATAGTTCGGCATGATACTTTTCGGGGTCACTGCACGCGGATCCAGCATATGGCTGTAATGCCACAGGTTCGGATACTTCTTGCCCAGACGGGAAAGATCCGGACCGGTGCGTTTAGAGCCCCATTGGAACGGACGATCGTACATGGATTCTTCCACCGTGGAAGCGGCTCCATAGCGCATCACTTCAGAAGCGATCGGACGGATCTGCTGGGAGTGGCAGACGTAACAGCCTTCTTTGATATAGATATCACGACCGGCAAGCTCCAGCGGAGAATACGGATCCACGATATTGTTCGGATTCACATAGCGATGCAGGGACAGAGTCGGATAAATCTCGATCACGGAACCCACGGCAATGGCCAGGAACGCCAGGACAGAGAACACCGCACCCATGCCTTCCAGTTTGCGGTGACCCTTGGTCAGCTCGTCATAACCGGAACGGGACACTTCGATGTAAGCATCATGTTGTTCTTTGGGAGCCAGCTTGATGGTTTTATAGATGTTGTAACACATCATCACGAAGCCCACGATGAACAGGAATCCACCCAGTGCGCGCACCCAGTAAAGTGGAACGATACGAACCACAGTTTCGATAAAGTCCGGATACACCAAGGTACCGTCTTCACCGACAGCCAGCCACATCAAACCTTGAGTGATGCCGGCCACAACCATGGAAGTGTAGTACAGAAGCACGCCGGTC
Coding sequences within it:
- a CDS encoding cbb3-type cytochrome oxidase subunit 3, giving the protein MKSEGLKYFTDTHLTAMGLLIFFLFFVGVMIWVYRKNSTEIYAHMEQIPLKDGE
- a CDS encoding cbb3-type cytochrome c oxidase N-terminal domain-containing protein — encoded protein: MSEDNKEKFHEYDGIIEHDNPLPTWWLWTFFLTIIFAFIYYIHYELGGGPTLQDELKVAMTEIEQVQAKAATASPMETEESLQAAFEKDGVLALGAAQFASKCASCHGQELQGLIGPNLTDKFWMHGKATRLDVVKVVRDGVPEKGMPPWGPVMKKDEIYAVSAFILSKKGSNPAGAKEPQGEAVE